The Blautia luti nucleotide sequence GGCGGCAATCCGTTTGTAGCCTACAAGATTTCCCGCATATATCGGGCTTCTTAAAATGCTCCTCACGCTGTTCCCACTCCAAATATAGCGTTTGTCCTCGTTCCCCTCAAAATGACGTTCAAAGCCTGTTTCGCCACGCTCCGCCGCATAAGCGGCAGGGCGTAGGATATGCTGTTTATTAAGATGTCTGCAAATTTTGGCAACTCCATTCCCTTTTAATGCAAGGTCGAATATCTCTTTTACAACATGTGCCACTTTATCATCTATCAGCAGATGGTTGTGGTCGGCAGGGTCTTTGATATAGCCATAAGGGGCGGTAGTTCCCATGAATTTCCCCTGTTGAAACCTCGCCCGATATGCCGATTTTATCTTAACAGATATGTCAGCGGCATACATTTCGTTTAAAATGTTGCGGAAAGGCGTGATGTCCATAGCAGATTTATTCAAGGTATCTACGCCGTCATTGACCGCTATATACCTCACGTTATGCTCTGGGAAGAAAACTTCCAGATATAACCCACAATCAAGATAGTTTCTCCCCAGACGGGATAAATCTTTCGTAATCACGCAGTTTATCAGACCGCTTTCAATGTCTTTTATCATATTCTGGAAACTTGGTCTTTGGAAATTTGTACCAGAATAACCATCGTCCACATACGTTTTTGCTATGTGCCATCCCTGCTTTTTCACATAATCCGTGAGGATGGATTTCTGTGTCGCAATGCTCGCACTCTCGTTATCCGTACCATCGTCTTTAGATAAGCGGCAATAAATGCCGACTAAATAGATTTTCTTTTCTTCTTTGATTCCTGCCATACTGTAAAACCTCCGTATCTGTCCTATCTGTTTTCATGTCCCATTGCGTACATTCTAAGCGGACAGCCCCTCATTGTCGAAGGTGTCGCCCTCGGCAATCTTCTTCCGAATATCCTCGGAGATAATCGGGACAAACGCTTCTGTAACGGTCTGTGTGCCGACATATTCACGGCTGATTATCATCTGCACTGGTGCTTTTGGCACGATACGCTTTCTCTTTTTATCTGCTTTCTTATCCTCGCCCATACTTAAATCTTCCTTTCCAGACAGGGCAGGGAAGAGTTTGGAAATGTCCCCGCCCTGCCAATCAGATACCATTAATCCTCGCTGTTTAATTCTTTCTGTAATGCTTTAAGGAGTGCCGCCGCTTCATCAGCGTTCAGCGTGATTCCCTTGCCGCACTTTTCACGGTTCGGGGAAAAGCTGCGGATGTCATACTTCGGCTCTTTCCCATTCCATGAAATGAGATTGATTTCCTTTGTGTAGCCACTGTCGCCCGTAGACAATACTGCGATTTCCTTTACGATTTCATACTGGATTTCTCTCATTCTCCATACCTCAACTCTCTGTATTTACTTCCCGAAAAAAGAAGATTAGCGGCTGTCACGGTTGCGTTTCCTCTGCAACTCACGCTCCAAAAGTTTGATGATGGTTTCCTCCATCTGCTTCGGCGTTGTGTTCTTCGGAAAGTATTTTTTCAGCTTGCTTGTGTTGATTTTCAAGGTTTCTTTCTGGTTGCCCTTTTCCTCCGTCATAATCGCAAATATCGTATCCATGTCAAGCCGCCCGCTCTGGCTTAACTGTTTCATCCGCTGTGCCTGTGAGAGTGAGGGCGTTGCTTCTTCGCTCTCCATCGTGGCAAAGAGGTTTTCCTGCTCGTCTTTCTTCAAGAAGGACAGTTCCACCGCAGGCGTGAGGGCGATTTTCCCCTCGTCCACCATCTGCAAAATCGGCGGTATCAGTTCCGTCAGGCGGATAAAACGCTGCACGGTCATCCTGCCCACGCCGAAGCCCTGTGCCACCTTGTCGTCCGTCCGCAACTTCGTCACAACTTGTGACGAGGTTAAGTCTGTGCGGAAACCCTGCCGCTTCATGGCTTCGGATTTCATCTTGTAAGCAAACGCCCGCTCCGATGGCAGGATATTCTCACGCTGCAAATTGCTGTCTACAAGGGTGATGATGGCTCGGTCACGGTCTAAGGGCAGGACAAACGCAGGCACGGTATTTATCCCTGCAAGTTCAGAAGCACGGACACGCCGCTGTCCTGCAATCACTTCATAACCGTCCCCGTCCTCTTTCGGGCGTGTGATTATCGGCGTGACAATGCCAAATTCCTTGATGCTTTCCGCTAACTCTGACAGTGTTTCATCTTCTGCCACATGAAACGGATTGTCGGGGAACGGGTACAAGTCTTTGGTCTTTAACACCTTAAAATCCTGTTTCTTCATTCACATATCTACCTTTCTTTCGCTCTGCTTCTATGATTTTTCTGCAATTCTTCCAACACTTCGGGCGGTATTTTTGACAGCAGCCGCCCCATCTGCTCGTTGGTTCTCTGCAATTCAAATATCTTCTGATTCGCTTTCTGCACCTTTAGTTCCTGCTCGTACTTTTCATCACGCATACGCCCCGCATAGTCTGATTCCTGCCCAATTCTCTCTTTCAAACTGTCGATATACGCCTGCTGTTTCCCGATTTCCTTAGAGAATTTCTCCACGTCTGGCAGCCATGCAGAGAGTAAATCTAACGCTTTATCCCTTTTCTTCCCTGCGTTAAAGGCGTTGATGTCGGATAGGGCAGACACGATTTCTTCATACTGTTTATCAAGCCTGCCGCCTAATTTATAGAGCCATGTGGGGACGTGTTTCCGCTTGGTTTCCATTGAGGACTGCCCCCGTTCAAGCTGATTCCACCGTGAGGACATCCGCTCATGGTAGGCGGTCTGCCACTCGGATAATGATTTCTGGTTGCCTAAGATAGCTTTCGCTGACAGCTTATTGTCTGGCGTAATCGGCACAAAGCAGAGGTGCATATGGGGCGTTCTCTCGTCCATATGGACGACAGCGGAGAGGATATTCTGCTTTCCAACACGCTCCGAAATGAAGTCAAGAGCCGTCTGGAAATACGCTTTTTGTTCTTCGGGCGGTAACTGGTTCATAAATTCTGGTGAAGCTGTGATGAGCGTTTCCACCATCATCACGCTGTCTTTCCTTGTCCTGCACCCCGCTTCGGCTACCATGCGGTTAATCTCTTTCTTGTAGGTGTACTTTGGTGGTGCTATGAGATGGTAATTGTTTTTAGAGCGTTCCATATCTATATCTGGGTTGCTTTTGTAGGCTTCTTTCTTCCGCTCGTTGTGGCGTTCACAAGCCGCAACGCCGCCCGCTTTTCGTTTCTGGAAACGCAGGATTGCATAAGGCATAGGCGGATTCCTCCTTTCTTTCGGCGGGTGACCGTCCTTTGGGGTGACAGCGGTGACGGTGGTGACAGCAGTTTTGGGATACCCCCTGCCGACTGCCGCAACTGTCACCCTCACCCCCTGCATGACGGTCATGTCGATGATGACGGTGTTTTTGGGATACCCCCCTCGCAAGAGCCGTCACCGTCATGCCGCCATTCTTTTATCCGAAGCCGTAAGGCGTAGGATAGCAGGGCACAGCCCTGCCTTAAGGGAGTCCAGAGGGAACGTCTGGCACACGACTTTGCAGGGCAAAGTGTAGTGTGTTACACCCTGTAAACGCAGTCGGAAAAATCGGAATGATTTTTCTGACCGCAGGGGTGGTTTTACACGACCGAAAAGGGCGAGTAAATCTCACGCCTGCATTTTGCGTTTACGGGGTGTTCTCCCGTAGGGATGACAGCGGCAGGGTATCCTAAAATCACTGTCACCACCGTCACTGCTGTCACCCGCAGGGCAGAGCCGCCAGCTTTACATGGCTTTAAGCGTCAATGACAGTAACAGGGGGGTATCCTAATATCGCTGTCACCACCATCACCGCTGTCACCCGCCCTCCTTGCAAGGGCAATCCGCCTGCCGTCTTTCCTGCGGCTGTACTGGTAGCAGATACGGTTCTCGCTTAAAAATGTGGTGCGGTATTCATTCAGCCATTTCGTAATCACCGTGGGTATGGTTTCCGTTTCCCCCATAGCGGCTAACAGTTCCGTTGCCGTGCCTATCCATTCTTCCTTATCCCTCATAAAATCCACCAACCGAAAAAGGACATCTGGTATCGTTTCTTTCGCAAGCTGCTCCTGCGTTTTCCGCTCCACAAGCTCCCAACGGCAATCACGGAAACGCAGCGTGTATTCCTGATAAGGCGTGTCCCTGCCCGTCACATACAGCTTGGCGGTGTCAGACGCACGTTTCTCCTTTTCCAGAACAAAGGTAGCGTCCGCACTCCCCGTTAATCCTGTCGTCCCAGACACCTTGTTGAACACGTCGCTGTCATTCTGCTTTCGGATGTGGTGTACGACAATGACCGCCAGAGAGTGCCTGTCGGCAAAGTCTTTGATGAGGGAGATGTCCCCATAGTCGCTTGCATAGGCATTGTCTTTTGAAGCTGTACGGACTTTCTGCAAGGTATCAATGACAATGAGCCTGCTGTCTGGGTAATCTTTCAGATAATCTTCAAGCTGCACGATAAGACCGTCTGACAGCTTGCAGCTTGCCACGGCAAAGTGGAGCCGCCCGCTTGCTTCGTCCGTCAAACGAAATAACCTGTCCTGTATGCGGCAGAACGTGTCCTCAAGGCAGAGGTAAAGCACATCGCCCTCCATTGTCGGCATATCCCATAAAGGGATTCCCTGCGACACGCATAAGCATAGCTTCAGCATGAGCCAGCTTTTGCCTATCTTCTGTGAGCCGCAGAACAGCGATAAGCCTGTCGGGATAAGGCTGTCCACCACAAAGGATGGTTTCTCAAGCGGTTCATAAAGGAGCGTTTCGGCGTTGACTGTCTGTAACTTCTGCATGGCTTTCCTCCTTTCGGGCGGTGTCTTTGTTTTCGTTGCACATAGGCGTTGACCTCCTTAAAAATAGATTTACTCCCACGGAAAAAAGTGAGAGTATGTAATGCCGCCAATCCCACACAAATAAAAAACAGATTTCTTTTTCGGGCGGTGTCGGTCACGGTTGGAGATATTTCTTCAATTTCCGCCTTTACTTTCTCCTTTGCAATCGCAACAGATTTCTGTATTGCCGAAGCGGTGCAATGCTCCATAGCGGCGATTTGGTAAAAATTGAACTCATACTCGTAGTAGAGCAGGAAACGCCGCCTTTGTATCTCTGGAAGGCTCCCAACCGCCTTATAGAGCGTTTCATTCCGTTCTTCCTCAACCATGCGTTCATCAAGGCTCTTAGGCACACGCAACGCCCGTCTGTAAAGGGTTTCGTCCCATACCTCGTTAAACTCCCTGTGCCGCTCGTCCCATTAGAAAAGATTCCTGTTCCTGCGCTCCATCTGCCGAAACTCCATAAAGAACTGTTCCGACACTTCCAACTCGTGGGATTTGCCCTGCCCGTCCTTAAAGCTGATAAAATACCTTGTGCCGCTTTCCGTGGATTCCTCCCGAAGCGTGTATGCCTTAACCCTGTATGCCATCCTGTTGTCCTCCTGCAAAAAATGAGTGAGGGGATTTCCATCCCTCACCCAGTAGCCCGCAGGATGGCAGGCTGTTTTAGAAGCTATAAAATTTTCCGCAGCTTCTTCCGCAGATGGTCTAACCTCGCATAGATGGCACCAGTCGTCAAATGCACAAGCGGGGCAATCTCCTTTGTGGAATACCCCTGCATTTTCAGCAGGACGATTTTCAAGGTACGCCCGTCCACCGTGACTAATACTTGATAGAGATTTTCGCTCTCAATCTCTTCCAGTAACTCCGCAACCGTACCCACTTCCGCCTGCCGCTCCCTGCCTGCCATGTCCTCAAGATATTCCGCAACGTCATTCGTCCATCGGTAAAACCGCCTGTTGGAATTGAAGTCTGCCCTGTCCGCCATGCGTATCTGCTCAATGGTCGCTTCATCAACGCCGCACTCACGCAGCAGCTTTTCCTCCGCTTCTTTCCAGATACGCCATTTCCTGTCCTCCCGTCCGTGGTTGTATGCCATTCTTACTTCCTCCAATCAGAATTGATTGAGAGGGCAGAGAAAAGCCCCCTCATCTTCCCAAAGGAAAAAACAAGGGGGCTGAACGCCTTAAATTTTAATTTTCTATTATCTTTCTTAGTTTTATTAGGATTCTGGCTTTGCGTTTGTTTACAACGCTCTGGGTTATGCCCAACCTCGCCCCGACTTCACGCTCGGAAAGTCCGTCAAAAAAGATTGCCTGTATCAGCTCCTGTTCACTATCCGACAGCAAAGGCAGGGCGGCTTTCAGCCTGTCCACCATGACCGCATTGACAACGGTTTCTGCAATGTCCACCGCTTCATCAGTGATAAAGTCCAGAGGATTCCCCTCGCTGTCCGTAAATCCGTCGAGAGATAGCAGTCTATTCTTTGTATCTAATTTTTGCAGATAACGCCACCGTTCCTTGTCACGGTAGAAGTCTGTGTATTGCTCCCTCACGACTTCAAGCAGACAGCCTTGAATGGGGATAAACAGCTTGTCCATATAGGTCTGGTCGGATTCCCTGCAACGGCAGAACTCCGTGTAGGATAATTCCACATAGCCGCCACTTTCTCTGATATATACCTTTCTTGGTGCATATTTCACCATAAATACCTCCCATCTGAATTTTTGAAATGTAAAAAATCCAGATGGAGAGGCGGAGAACGACACCGCATATCAGAAACAGCCCTACGGCACTTTCCAACAAAAATCGACAAAAGAAAAACCGCAAAGGCTCTGTGACCTTTACGGTTATAGGAAATAGTAATTCTATTGTATGGAGATTGTACTTCTACTTTCAAGGTGAGAAGTACCGTTGCACTGGCAGAAATTTTTTTAA carries:
- a CDS encoding YdbC family protein; the encoded protein is MREIQYEIVKEIAVLSTGDSGYTKEINLISWNGKEPKYDIRSFSPNREKCGKGITLNADEAAALLKALQKELNSED
- a CDS encoding ParB/RepB/Spo0J family partition protein → MKKQDFKVLKTKDLYPFPDNPFHVAEDETLSELAESIKEFGIVTPIITRPKEDGDGYEVIAGQRRVRASELAGINTVPAFVLPLDRDRAIITLVDSNLQRENILPSERAFAYKMKSEAMKRQGFRTDLTSSQVVTKLRTDDKVAQGFGVGRMTVQRFIRLTELIPPILQMVDEGKIALTPAVELSFLKKDEQENLFATMESEEATPSLSQAQRMKQLSQSGRLDMDTIFAIMTEEKGNQKETLKINTSKLKKYFPKNTTPKQMEETIIKLLERELQRKRNRDSR
- the mobV gene encoding MobV family relaxase produces the protein MPYAILRFQKRKAGGVAACERHNERKKEAYKSNPDIDMERSKNNYHLIAPPKYTYKKEINRMVAEAGCRTRKDSVMMVETLITASPEFMNQLPPEEQKAYFQTALDFISERVGKQNILSAVVHMDERTPHMHLCFVPITPDNKLSAKAILGNQKSLSEWQTAYHERMSSRWNQLERGQSSMETKRKHVPTWLYKLGGRLDKQYEEIVSALSDINAFNAGKKRDKALDLLSAWLPDVEKFSKEIGKQQAYIDSLKERIGQESDYAGRMRDEKYEQELKVQKANQKIFELQRTNEQMGRLLSKIPPEVLEELQKNHRSRAKER
- a CDS encoding sigma-70 family RNA polymerase sigma factor; translated protein: MAYNHGREDRKWRIWKEAEEKLLRECGVDEATIEQIRMADRADFNSNRRFYRWTNDVAEYLEDMAGRERQAEVGTVAELLEEIESENLYQVLVTVDGRTLKIVLLKMQGYSTKEIAPLVHLTTGAIYARLDHLRKKLRKIL